Within the Trichoderma breve strain T069 chromosome 3, whole genome shotgun sequence genome, the region ATGTTTGGAAGTCGTCGAAGTCTTGACGGCCGAGCCCGTGTATTTTCCCTGTTTTCCTCCCACGAATATTGTGTCGGAGATCTCCACGAGTGTCCGAGCCATGGGGGATGGTTTCGGGAGAATCATATGACTCTATAAGATCGGATGCCTTTCGAAGCGCTTACTCGAAGGTTACATAGATGGAGGTTTCGTTTGGAGTTTACAACTGAACATCAGTTTGTAACAAGAGAAAATGATTCCGACAAAGGGAATGTTATCTAGTAAAAGAAGCTGGTTTCGTCATTTCCTATTTCAGACAATCCTTTATCATGCGCATATGGCTGCCTGGAGATACATGCACTTCATCCACTCGGTACACTTATACATAACGGCAGGCGGCAAGGCTCCCAATCGAATCCAATTAATGTCAATTTCCTCGTCGTGAAAGGAATCGCTGAATATTGGGAATTTACACTGTGGCAGCACCAGTTGGGCCAAGCTTCCAATCAGGGGAGCAGTAATGCAGTTCTAACTACTGCATGACATGATCCTTGCAGCAGAGCGGTTAACCGATGGCGGTGGAATAACACACCGTTTACGTTTGAGGCAGGAGGACAAGGTGTCCTCTGAGGGGTATAATATGAGGCGGATCGGTGGCTGGCAGGCAGATGTGAAAAGATGAGGCTGAAGTTGTCTACTATTTCGAGTCACTGACAGTATGAGGAGGCATAGAGAAAGTCTTCCCTTTTGGAAGAGTCCGACGACGATGGTCTCCATGGCTGTCATCCTTCCACTCACAGAGGCATTGAACTGAAATGGCGTAATCTGTCATACAAATATCTGTGTTTTCAGCTCCGACACTCACTGCAACTTCTTTTAGGTCACTTTCTATCTCAACACCTATTGGTCATGTTCGATTCTTGTCACAGGTGTTCGCCCCCCGAATTTACAACACATTGTATTACACCCCGCGCGGGGCTGGCAAATATTATGTCGCTGAATTAACGTTAAAGTCTCCCTTTTATTGTCATCGGTCCACGTGGCGACGTTAAATGATGCCACACGGCCTTGCAGGAACTCTTCAAGGCTACCCTTCAGGCAAAACAATAGACATGTCCGCGTGTAGCGACTAATCAtcaatttcttttctcagACCTCAAAAGAGTCTGTTTATTTCGGTAGATCTGACCCTTCGAGAATGAAGTGGTTGCTACCTATTATAAAGTGGCAACATCAAGTCCCCTGGATCCTTAAAACGGGGAATGTGGATGTCTCGGCCGTTCTACCGCTCTTGTACTGTCTCAGAATAGCTTATATGATATCCTGCAGAAATACCACTCGAAAAATAACAAGCAATAATACTAATACACTACCGCTCCCACGTTTTGTAATTTACCAAATAGTGGCAACCGAATCTGATCGACTTTAGATGAAGTTGCACTCTTTCAGTTACAAGAATAAAGGTATTGGAGACAACCTGGGGAAGCTCTCCCTCTGATGCCTAGGATTTACATTCCTGTCTACCCGAACATATGGTCCAACAACATTTTGAGTTGTTAGGCCCTCAACGCCTGCTCTCATTCCAACATGAGACAGACTTCACGTTGACTAGTGACCGCCAGTTCTCTGGTATGAAGATCATTTAGCCTCAGACATAAATTTGCTCAGCTGATTGATGTCTCTCCGAACACCATGCAAAAATAGTAGTCGCAGTACTCGTAGTAATATTAAGCATCTCACGCCCGACGAAACGGTCCTTTCTCTCCAAAATAACCCACCACGATGAAGCCACCGTAATTCTTCTACAGTCCATTATGGAGACCAAAGAAGACACGCCGACTCGCTTTCCTGCTCTCTCCGCGGACGTATTTGCAGCCAGCGATTCCACCACCACAGAGAGTCCGCCTGTCAGTCCACGAACTCAGCTCCCTGCCTATGGCGACGAGAGAGAGCCTCCCAAATACCAGGAAGATGGATTAAGCAAAGATGAGGACGCCATCAACAAAGCGAAAACAAGAAGGACCCTATTTGTTCGACTTTTGTCGTCCATCTTCGTGACTGTGATAGTGTTGCTGGTTGTGGCGGCCGCGGTCGGGCGAATCTATGATAGGCAGGCCAGGGACAAGAAGtcgaaagaagaacaaaagtGAGACCGCCTTTGCCCTTGTTAATATATGAGATAAGATGGACTTGCTGAGAGTTTAACCTAAGAGCCAATGATACGGAAATGGGAGTCAAAATCCAAGAAGGAAACGATACTCTTCTAGTGTCATTAACAGCCACTTCTGCGGCTCTGGTCTTTACCGTTGCAGCGACGGCCGTTCCATCTATTGCATAGATCTTAAATAACACCCAATTATCACTATTACACATTTCTTTTATTGTATGTACTTATTCGCAGTACAGTAATAATCGTCTAGTTTGAAATCATGAAAAATTGCTATCGGAGCCTTTGGATGGCTTCTTCGCATCaaactttaataatacaTCAATGAGCTGTTCGCCCGCCTTTTCAATGATCGCCACATTCAATAGTATTTCTTCCTATTCATGATTTGTATTGGTATTCAACTCTGCCCCCGTTCCCAAAAACTTCAGAAGACGCAGCGCAAGTACGTCTGGTGTCAaatcttcttgttgttcaTTGCTGTCCTTAGTGCTACTTACAACACATGGTGCTTCATGAAGTTTCCAAGATTGATTGCAAAAGCTACATGCAGCCAAGCTTAGATGGTACGCCAAGAGTTTGGGGGCTGGGGACTTGCAAATCCTTCCCTCATCTTTACCGTCTCCATGGTCGGGATCCAAACTGCACAACCGAGGCTGGCCAGTGCAATACTCACAGATAGGTAAGAAAACTGGAGGATCTCACGCAACAGGAATTCGGACACGGAATTGGTTGAGGTGTGTGCATCATTTAGGTCCCATTCTCCCGCATGGAAGGTGGTTCCCCGACaatatgtatatacatacCTTAGTAGGTAGTACCTCTAATAGGGTGGTACGTTCTTCCTGTACAGGTCTACGGGGTCCCGTACATTAATCTGGTACGGGTCCCGAATACCTATGGGTCACCCCACAGCCCAGCGGCACGTTTATATAAACAACATCGAAGTCAGACAAATCGAATACAACGCTAAGAGCATTGAGAAGTTCATCCCCATGAGAATCATTTTCAGGATGTGCTCTCATTCTTCAATGTGATGTTATGAGGTGTTTACTATATCTATAGGATAGATAGAGAAAAGTCAAGTATCTAGTTATTCACGGCATAGTCCTCCTATATACAAACTTCGAGGATTTAATATCCCTCTTCATCGCTGATTATACTCCTCAGTTGTACTGTCCGTGATGGCAATGGTAGAAAGCTCTGAGGGCTAATAGATATGTCTGTAAATGTAACGAGTTCATATAACGTAGCATCAAACCAgaatgaaaagaaacaaagttACATGACAAAATGTTGACAATATATGCAATGTAAAGCTCTCCTTGATACACCATCCTGTGGCAGTTGAGGGAAATGCCGGGCAGAAtcccgtcttcgtcttctagAGTAGGTACTGAAGTAGGATCCTTTCTCCTGGCCGTTCTATCGTCTCTGATACTGATGCGACATGAAACTATCTCTACAGAAGCAGGTAGCAAAATTCCGTTCGATATTTCACCACCTGAATTTGCTTGCATTTGCTAAATCGGCGTCATCGACAGCGGGTACGATCCATGAACCACATCCTTAAAAAGATACAGCAAATATTCCAGAATATACTGctatttctttctctctgaTTCACGAATTGTATTTAAAAGGAGGAATCAATTGAGCGACGATGAACGGGAATCAGCCGTTGCGTGGTCGAGAGGGAATTATCCGCCTACGTCATGTACATATATCATTACATGTAACTTGATTGAAACCCCCACGCTCCCTGTATCGTAATTTCCTCCAACCCCAACGGATTCACTCTCACAGTAATGTCGAATGGGTGTGCGGATGTTACCAACGCGGCCAAAGGATCTCGAGTGGAATGAGTTGGCGGGATTCGTATTGGTTGCCGACGCAAGACTCCTCACTTATACAACACTCACCATTTGCCACCTATCAATCAAGGAGCAGCCAACACGATCCTAGAACGAGGCTATGTAGAGAGGGGTTACAACTCAATATTATAAACTGCCTTGCCTTTCCCCATAATGCGCCTTCACACCTGTTCTGCGCCGACGGCAAGGCTGGGTGACACCCACGCATACGCTCACTTTCGTATGTCTATGAGTGCTATCATTCGCCATGTCTAGACTGAACGTTTGTCAATGTAAGGCGGGGTCAGAGTGGTATTGGGGGTGAAATTTAGAAATGTTACATCTAGAATCATCCATCTAATAAATTTGAATATCATCCTATATCAACCCACCAGTAGCTGCAAGTCTTGTGGCGCTGGCAGCCTTGCAATCCAATTCTTTTGAGCACCAGAAACTTTGGAGAACGATTTGATTACATGCGCCAAGATTAATATACATTACAGTTAGCTTGTCGGGAATCAAACAACGCAATGGAGCGACCAGTGCCCGGCCAGCGCGAGGTTGGCAACTCTCAATTTGGCAACAATACTACTATTCACCAAGACAACAATACTTTTAGCTTCCATCTACCACTACGACCAGCTCGACCTGCCATCCGCATTATTCCTTATCCACTCAATGAGGATCTTGTCGATCGCCCAGATATTATGGGAAAGGTCGATGCGCTTCTACCGCAGGCGCCACACACATACTGCAGTGCTGCTCTCTGGGGTCTAGGCGGATCAGGGTAGGTCCCAAATTCTTATCATTCAAATCCACGTATGGATGCGGCTATTAAAAGCGTCGAGAAAAACGCAAATTGCACTCAACTATGCGTATCAACGATGCAACAAAAGGGACTGTTCCGTCTTTTGGGTGCATGCCGACAGCGAGGCAACATTTTCGCAGGATTACAAAACAATAGCGCAGGCATTCGGCATAGACCAGCAACTCAAAGGCGAAGAGCTATATGCAGCTGTGTGCGATCAAATAGCGGCACAACCAGATTGGGTTCTTATTCTCGATAATACTGACGACTTACGGCAATTTGGTGTTGAGCAGGCGCCACAGCAGACAAACAGCTTATATCGATACATCCCTAAGGCGTCCACCGGGACAGTATTGTGGACTTCTCGCGATGCTCATATTGTAGGGACGCTCGTAGGTTCAACGCGAGGCATCGAGGTCGCCCGCATGAATTATGATGAGGCGGAAATTCTCTTGAAATTAGCAGGGAGCTTGGAggtgggaagagaaaaaatggaAATCATTACCTTGTTAGAAGAACTCCAATGGCTTCCCTTGGCCATTATGCAAGCCGGGTCCTATATGAGACGGACATCAACATCGGCCAAGGAGTATTCATCTCTACTAGcgcaaaacaagaaaagatggcagcttctcaaagaagaggaatttgACAGGCATCGAAAGCCCTATGTTCCTAACAACGTCCTCGAAACGTTGAGCATCTCGATTGACCGCCTTAAACAAGACAGTGAGATTGCATACAACATTCTCCACGCCATCGCATACGTTTCCAACCAAAATATTCCGCACGAAATCATAACAACTATTCTCAAGCACTGCGATAACAGCCTAGTTGATCCAGAGAAGTTGGAGGCTGAGGCTACCAAAGCCATCATGCGTCTGAAagaattttcttttcttggcgTGCACAGAACGGAGGACGGTGGTAGAAGCTACGAGATGCATAAACTCGTTCAGGAGGCAACACGATATGGCTTGAGTCTATGCAAGCCCAGCGTTCCTGATAACGTTTTCTCAAATAGGGAAGGCGAGCGGTATTTTTCTGGCATTGCAGTTCAGGCCATACTCGATCTTTTCCCGGATTCAGAACTGGGGACATGGTCGCAGTGTGAGAAATACTTGGCACATGCAGTGCAGACAGTATACTGGGCAGATTTAAACGACAAACGACACGAGACAAGCCTGCTCTTCTATAGAGTGTCCCTGTTTCTTCATGACTGTGGACGATGGAGCGAAAGAGAACTTGTGAATAAAAAGGGATTGGAATTCGATCGAGAAATCTGGGGAGAAAAGCATCCAGATACATTCATCAGCATGGAACACCTTGCGACAACGTACCGGATACAATGCCGGCATAAAGAGGCAGAGGCTCTGGAAGTCCAAATTCTTGACCTCAGACGAGAAACTCTCGGAAAGAAGCACCCGCATACCTTAATGAGTATGGAGAACCTTGCAACAACGCACTGGGCCCAGTGTCAGTACAAAGAATCAGAGGCTCTTGAAGTGCAAGTCCTTGACCTTCGGCGAGAAATTCTCGGAGATAAGCATCCAGATACAATTCAGACAATAGGAGCTCTTGGAATAATATACAGGGATCAAGGCCTGTATAAAAAGGCAGAGCCTCTTCTGGTTCAAGTCTTTGATCTTTCACGAGAAATTCTTGGAGACAAACATCTACGGGTAATATGGAGCATGGAAAGCCTGGGAATTACATACGGTCTACAAGGCCGATATAAGGAGGCGGAGGCTCTTCAAGTTCAAGTCTATGACCTCCGACGAGAAATTCTCGGAACTAGACATCCAGAGACGTTTCAGGGTATGTCGAATCTTTCATTAACATACTGGCGACAAGGCCGATATAAAGAGGCAGaggctcttcagcttcaagtCTTTAAGCTTCAACAAGAAATTCTCGGAGAAAGACACCCAGACACAATTCGGAGTATATCAAATCTTTCATCAATATATGGTAAACAAGGACGGCGTAAAGAGGCCGAGGCAGAGTCTATTCAAATTAAAGTCTTCAACTTTCGACGAGAAATTCTTGGAGATAAACATCCAGAGACAATATGGAGTATGGAATACCTTTCGTCAATATACGGTAAAAAAGGTCTGTATGAAGAGTCAGAGGCTCTAGCAGTTCAAGTACTAGATCTTCGACGGGAGAGTCTTGGGGAAGAGCATCCGGACACTATCAGGGTCATGCACAACCTTGCCTGTACCTGGAAGGGACAAGGCCGTCATGATGACGCCCTTGCACAAATGGGAAAGTGTGTGGAGTATAAACGCTCCGTATTAGGGCCAGAGCATCCAGAAACAGCCCTTTCGGTCAAAGTTCTCGAAACGTGGGAACGTGAGGATCATATTCTGGAATCGAACGAAATTGATAGCCAAAATGAGGAAACGGTGGGGGGGCCTCAGCAAGTGCAAACCAAAACGTCCAGATTACGAAAGATGGCAGACACATTGAACtgtttttaataaaattcGGTAGGCAAAATATGTTGTTAGCTTAAGTTATTTGCAAAGACCCCCcaaaaatataaataaagataaataataaaaaattttcTCATCTACTCGAGAATGCGCATTACACGTCTTACACCCCTTATGCATGCATCACGCGCTAGAACATGTTAAAGCTTCGCTGTGCGGGCcgagtacagcacagcaatTATATCCCCTCATTTGATCCCCCcaaagctcttcaagcaTCTCGAGGCAAATTTCCCATAACGGagctgaaaaaaaagtattcACTCTGCCAAACTTCACGCCATGCGTCTACTCCATACAAAAGAGCTGGACACTGGGGGGTTTGAGCTAAAAGAATTCGGCCAAGAAAATGTCCCGCCCTACGCCATTCTGTCGCACACTtggggtgaagaagaagtcacCTTTCAAGACATGACTCTTGGTCGCTTTGCAAACAAGAAAGGCTACGACAAGATCAAAGGCTGTTGTATCCTGGCAAGGGCTAACGGATACGACTATGCCTGGGTAGACACCTGTTGCATCGACAAGACAAGCAGTGCTGAGCTGTCTGAGGCAATCAACTCCATGTACCAGTGGTACGTTGAAGCCGATGTCTGCTATGGCTTTCTTGCAGACGTGCCGTCCAAGGTTGCTTTTTCGGAGAGCAGGTGGTTTACCAGAGGGTGGACGCTTCAAGAATTGATTGCACCAGAGACGATGATCTTCTTAGATGAAGCATGGAACGAGTTGGGTACCAGAGAAAGCCTGAAACAAGAAATCTCCAAGCGCACCGGCATACCTATGAGCGTTCTCTCTGGTTCCAGTCTCGGGAGTGTAAGTGTTGCGCAAAAAATGTCATGGGCCTCTTCAAGGCAAACATCACGGTCTGAAGACCGAGCCTACTGTCTGATGGGCATATTTGGCATCAACATGCCATTATTATATGGCGAGGGGGACAGGGCCTTTATGAGGCTCCAAGAGGAGATCATGAAGGTGACGGACGACGACAGCATTTTCGCCTGGAGATCCAAAACCCAGCGCCACTCATCGCTATTGGCTACATCTCCAGATGCGTTTGAGCACTCCGGCAACATTGTCCGTAGGCGCACTGGCTGGCTTCCAGACAGCAGATCTTGGACAGTCAGTAACAAGGGTATTCGCCTAGAGCTATCTTATATGGGAGTAGGACACCAAGGACTGGGACTTGCCATACTGCATTGCGCAGAACGCAACAGAAAGAGACACGACTTTATTGCGATATACCTCAAAGATGTATCCCTTACCATGGAGAACTTTGAGAGAGTCTGGTGCGAACGGTACGAGTTGTTTGATCCCATGCCTTTTCGACCAAGTCAACGCCCTCAAAGATGGATAAACGTTCGGCAACACCGTCCAGTAACAACGCGAATGCGAAATCGTCACCAGATAGGAAGCGCAAGTATTGCCGCGCCGGGGCAACCCCCGCCGAACCCTCGTGATGACCCTGATTGGGGTCTGTTCGATGCGACGATAAATTTTATCAACGGTTCGTCAACACCGCCGCCAGTGAATTGGAATTCTGGAGAGCAGCCTTCGCTCCTCGACATGGCAAAGGCAGGGCGCGTGTTGGAGACGCAATGGCTACTTGCAGAGCGTTCCACCAAGCCCGATCAGAAGGATAGGAGTGGACGAACTGCTCTGTCATATGCAGCGGCTAATGGGCATGCCAAGATTGTATGGCTGCTCCTAATGCGGCGTGATGTCAAGCCAGATGAGAAGGATTCAGGCGGACGAACGCCTCTGTCTCATGCGGCTAAAGAGGGTCATGCTGAAGTTGTCTGGCTCCTCTTGACCCGAGGGGATATCGATATCCACTCAAAGGATAATAAAGGCCAGACACCACTATTCCATGCAGCGGCAAACGGGCGCAAAACCATCATATCAATGTTGTTGGCTCGCGGAGAGTCCCAGCATCACTTGAGAGACGATTCCGGGAGGACGCCGCTCTCGTATGCGTCAGAAGGGGGACACGAAGCCGCTGTAGAGATGTTCCTCGACCGAAGCGATATGGACGCAGATGCAAGAGACGATCAGGGACTAACTCCTCTCGCCTATGCCGCCTTTAACGGACACTATTCGGTCACCATCATGTTGATTGAGCAGGGAGCCGATATCGACTCACAGGATAATCATCGTCAGACGCCGCTGTGGTTAGCAACTCAGAAGGGCCATGAGAGGATTGTCGATTTACTCCTCAATAACGGGGCCAATATGGAGATTAAGGGCTACGATGGTAGCACGCCGCTTTTATCTGCAGTTTGTCTAGGGCGGGATGACATTATGCAGCTGCTCATCGACAAAGGCGCAGATTTAAATACGACGAATGAATACGGCGAAACACCGCTCATTAGGGCCATCAGAGATGAACATGCGGCTATGGCCAAAATATTGATTGAAAAGGGTGCCAAAGTCGATGTGAAAGACAAGTACCACACAACTGCGCTGCAGTATGCATCTGAGAAGGGATACCATGACATTGTTCAACTGCTAGGCCACAACGGTGCTTAACAATGGGGGCAATTATGGTTAGTACAACGTTGATACAAACAAGGTAAATAATTCGAAGTGACGAAATATTGATTTTACTGCTCAAAAGAGGTGCCAGACTATGGTCGCGGATAGAGTAGGGCGGCTGATGGAACACCTATACACTTGGGAGCCAGCGTGATAGCATTGTTCAGCTACATAGAAATACTCGGCGGTTGATAGGCAGCCCACTGAAGAGAGATAGAGTCTTTCAGAAACAATGTGATTGCATTCTTTGACCATGAACAGTGTTCTCTGGAGCATAGCATCGTACCTGCCAACGTTGATCCCGGTTGATCCTGGACTCGAGGCCGATCATTCATCGTGAATGAGAACAAACGATGCCAagctattttatttaattcaACGTTCGAACATTAAATGATGTACAAGATATTGCTTCGTATTAGACTTGAACAGTCGAACCATGGTGCTTCAAAGTGTCACTTAATATTCGTCCACGGGATATTCCCGTCCAATGATCAAACGACTCTCCCATGGTGATACTTGCCTTCTTCAGAGCTTTTGCCCAAGTATGAGTATTGAAGACATCGCGGCCAACAGCGACACTAACCACTTATATCCCCTCGTACATAATCTTTTATCCTCCCTTCACAAATCTTATACCATGAGCCAACTCTCCACCTGACTAAGTCCTAGATCCTACATACATGGGCACAGCCACGATGCCTACCCAACACGCCAATCACAGTCGTCCTTTCCCTTGCTCAAACGTCCGATATAAAGCAAGTTAAACACGTTGGTTTTCAGTGAAGTAGCTGAATAATCTCCAGTATGAGACTTGTTTTCCAGGGGGCTCTCTTCGGAGAGTTCCGTTCGCAGAACTTGTACCCCAATTGGGAGCCTTCACTTTTTGTCACTCGGTTCGAGTGAGCTCTGTTgcactcttttttttctttggatCGTCCGTTTTTATCCCATTATCATAGCATAGAACACCATGGGTTACATGTATGGAAATATCAGGTACCTACTCATAGCTATCTCCTTAGACCCGGCCATAAAAAATATGGCCTCAGAGACTCCAAATCCACAAGACAAGAATATAGCTAATAATCTATATCAACAAATCAGTCAATAATGTAAACTTCCTCCAAAAGCACTGGACAACATCCCATAACAAgcaatgatgatgctgtacACAAGCCTTGCACCAGCCTGCTTACAGCTACAGCCCTGGATGTGACTCACCACCCCAGCTCTACTCAGCCAATCACAGTCCAAATCTTGTTACAACAACACCCcttataaagtaaattaaacGAGCTGATTTTCAGTGAAGTAGCTTAAGAACTCTCCAAAAATGAGACATAGTTGGAAATGGGCGATCTTCGTCCCGTATCTAGTTCATCTACCCCATTCGGGGACTTCACTTTTTGTCACTCTGTTCGAGTAACGTCTGTtgcattcttttttttattttatctcTATCTGTCTTTCTATATGACAGGTTATATGTATGTAGATGCATTAGTAGATACTTTCGTAGACTTGGCCTTATTTTTACAACATCGGAGTCTCTCTCTACATTCATATCCACAAACTTGGAGTATATATGCCTAAATCTCTATCATCACGCCGATTTCCAACTTTCACTGTAAATCCATCCAGACGCATCATACGATACCCCAGACCAAGCAATGATGCTGTACACAAGACTTACACCAGCCTAGAGCTCTGGCTCTCGGTGTGTGACTCACCCCCACATCGCCATCCCAGCTCCAACAAGCCAATCACAGCCCGTCTCTCACCAACACAAACATCCCTTATCAAACAACTTTAACGAGCAGACATTCAGTGAAGTAGCTGAATAACGCAAACAGTCATTGAATCGAAagttttctcctctttggaGCCTTCACTTTTTGTCCCTTGTTCGAAAAGCTGTTGtggcatctttttttgctctgctcttATTCTATAGCACATACCTGTAACAGACTAAATCGTAAACTTGGTAAATACACACTTACACCAGCCGCCCAGTATGTTGCGGCGTCATTGTCGCATTATTCATTGAAATATATTCTATTACAGAGCAATATTTTGTTTTCGCTATTCCAACACATCTCATAACATCACCAAGCCGTCTCTCAAAATCCCAAGCAGTATGCCAGCATGACTCACCCCACCAACATTCGTAGCTCCCGCTGCGCCTCACCAGTAGGCTCCAGCATCCTTATAAGCCAAAACAAACGAGCTGAAATTCAGTGAAGTAGCTGCTTTAACCACTTTGGAGTCCTCTTACACTGCTCCCCCAAAGGAGTCTTCACTTTTGCTCCTCTGTTCGAATATTCTTTATGTCGTATTTTGCTTACCGGGCTATTGTTATTTTTGCATGATGCTCCCAGCCATGTACCCATATATTGACATTTTACACATACCTACATCCAGCTTGATCTGATAAATTTATCATTTCTTCCACTTTTCTAGACTGTTCAAATATACCTTACAAACAGGTAGTAGCATGCTATAGTCTCTGTGTCATCACTTGCTTTGGCGCAACCTTACATCGCACATCTTATATCCAAGTAACAAATTACACTATGCTCGCCATGTACGATCAACACCCTTGGACACGTGCAGCGGAGCAAACCACAAACAACCACTAGGACTCAAACCAAAACGTCACAATCAAGGCAAAGCATAGACAATCAATGTGGCAAGTCAATCAACTCGTATTTTTATTCATCTCTACCCATATGCTGCACGTCAGTGCTGTCCCTTTTCCATCCCCAATCCTTCCCACAGTTGTGCCCAAAAAATAGaccaaaaaagacaagaccaaataaaaaataaaggaaataaataTTCTCTTTTT harbors:
- a CDS encoding tetratricopeptide repeat domain-containing protein — encoded protein: MERPVPGQREVGNSQFGNNTTIHQDNNTFSFHLPLRPARPAIRIIPYPLNEDLVDRPDIMGKVDALLPQAPHTYCSAALWGLGGSGKTQIALNYAYQRCNKRDCSVFWVHADSEATFSQDYKTIAQAFGIDQQLKGEELYAAVCDQIAAQPDWVLILDNTDDLRQFGVEQAPQQTNSLYRYIPKASTGTVLWTSRDAHIVGTLVGSTRGIEVARMNYDEAEILLKLAGSLEVGREKMEIITLLEELQWLPLAIMQAGSYMRRTSTSAKEYSSLLAQNKKRWQLLKEEEFDRHRKPYVPNNVLETLSISIDRLKQDSEIAYNILHAIAYVSNQNIPHEIITTILKHCDNSLVDPEKLEAEATKAIMRLKEFSFLGVHRTEDGGRSYEMHKLVQEATRYGLSLCKPSVPDNVFSNREGERYFSGIAVQAILDLFPDSELGTWSQCEKYLAHAVQTVYWADLNDKRHETSLLFYRVSLFLHDCGRWSERELVNKKGLEFDREIWGEKHPDTFISMEHLATTYRIQCRHKEAEALEVQILDLRRETLGKKHPHTLMSMENLATTHWAQCQYKESEALEVQVLDLRREILGDKHPDTIQTIGALGIIYRDQGLYKKAEPLLVQVFDLSREILGDKHLRVIWSMESLGITYGLQGRYKEAEALQVQVYDLRREILGTRHPETFQGMSNLSLTYWRQGRYKEAEALQLQVFKLQQEILGERHPDTIRSISNLSSIYGKQGRRKEAEAESIQIKVFNFRREILGDKHPETIWSMEYLSSIYGKKGLYEESEALAVQVLDLRRESLGEEHPDTIRCVEYKRSVLGPEHPETALSVKVLETWEREDHILESNEIDSQNEETVGGPQQVQTKTSRLRKMADTLNCF
- a CDS encoding ankyrin repeats (3 copies) domain-containing protein, with the protein product MRLLHTKELDTGGFELKEFGQENVPPYAILSHTWGEEEVTFQDMTLGRFANKKGYDKIKGCCILARANGYDYAWVDTCCIDKTSSAELSEAINSMYQWYVEADVCYGFLADVPSKVAFSESRWFTRGWTLQELIAPETMIFLDEAWNELGTRESLKQEISKRTGIPMSVLSGSSLGSVSVAQKMSWASSRQTSRSEDRAYCLMGIFGINMPLLYGEGDRAFMRLQEEIMKVTDDDSIFAWRSKTQRHSSLLATSPDAFEHSGNIVRRRTGWLPDSRSWTVSNKGIRLELSYMGVGHQGLGLAILHCAERNRKRHDFIAIYLKDVSLTMENFERVWCERYELFDPMPFRPSQRPQRWINVRQHRPVTTRMRNRHQIGSASIAAPGQPPPNPRDDPDWVNWNSGEQPSLLDMAKAGRVLETQWLLAERSTKPDQKDRSGRTALSYAAANGHAKIVWLLLMRRDVKPDEKDSGGRTPLSHAAKEGHAEVVWLLLTRGDIDIHSKDNKGQTPLFHAAANGRKTIISMLLARGESQHHLRDDSGRTPLSYASEGGHEAAVEMFLDRSDMDADARDDQGLTPLAYAAFNGHYSVTIMLIEQGADIDSQDNHRQTPLWLATQKGHERIVDLLLNNGANMEIKGYDGSTPLLSAVCLGRDDIMQLLIDKGADLNTTNEYGETPLIRAIRDEHAAMAKILIEKGAKVDVKDKYHTTALQYASEKGYHDIVQLLGHNGA